GTTGCCGCAGAATTATTGATTGCAGCACTGGGTGGTGTTGGTTTATTAGCAATCGGATTAGGCAGTGGAGCGTGGATTTTAGGGGGGATTGCCGCCGGAGCCATGGTCTATGGGATCTGGCTGAACACTGGAGCAACGGATCTCAAGCCCAATCGCAATGCACGTAAGTTTGGCCAAATCTTGATTGGACTGTCGATCGGGCTATCTCTCCAAAACACGTACCTTGCCAATTTAGCGCCGCAACTGGTGTTATTTCTCGGTTTGGCTTTATGTTTACTCCTGTGTAGTGGATTGGTGGGTGCACTCTATGCCTCCCTTGAGAAAACCGATCTACTAACGGGTGTCCTCTCTACCACCCCTGGCAATATTGGAGTCATGGCTAGCATCGCAGGCGACTATAGTCAGCATGCAGCACTGGTCTCACTAGTACAATTGCTACGCTTTACCGCGATTATTACCATCGTTCCTGCGATCGCGAATAGTTACCTCCATACCGATTCCAATAGCTTGTCCATTCTTCAAACAACGCTAACCGATTTGTTCCATGGACACCTTCAGGACTGGGGCTTTTCTGCGATCGTCATCATTCTGGCCGTCATCACCGTACAGTTGTGTACCCAAATCCAGCTACCCGTCGCAGCCTTTCTGGCCTCAATAGGCGTCGGAATTGCCTGGTCTCTGTTGGCCCAGGCATTACCTATTCATTTCCAAATGCCTGGAATGGTGAATATCCTTGGACAGATTCTCTTAGGCATGACCATGGGTGAGTATTGGGGGCTGAGTCCAAAATTTGAGCGCAGTCGTTTGATGCGATCGTTCATTCCCGTCGGGTTAATTTTCATCGCGGGATTGCTCACCGCCCTCCTCGCAAAACTCCTCACCCCATGGGACTGGTTGACCTGCTTACTAGTCGCTGCGCCGGGAGGATCCCCCGAAATGATTTGGATCGCCTTATCCATGCACCATGATGTTGAAGTAGTCACCGCTAGTCATTTAGTGCGTTTACTCACAATTAATCTTTCGTTGCCTTGGATCGTCGCCATGGCAACCCATTGGGGTCAACAGCCCTTCGCGTTATGGGATCAATCAGAACAGGTCAAGTTAGACTCTATTGAATCAGAACCGGTTGACTCGGAACCCGTTACAGTTCCAAAGTAATCCCCCAAGAGTTTATGGGGTAGTACCAGCAAACTGGTTCCGATCGCCCATGCAGTCGATAACATCCAACCTGCAAAGATATCACTCGGATAATGCACACCTAAATAAATCCGTGTCCATGCAATCATCAGGACAAAGGCTGCACCGGATAGCATCACCCAGACAGCCCAGCGACTTCCTAACAACAGAATAATTAACGCTAGAATAAACGTCATACTGGACATGGCATGGCCGCTAGGAAATGAGAAATCGTAGTGAAAATGGGCGTTTGGCCATAGCTGGGGGCGCTCGCGATGAAACAGAAACTTGGCTGTACGATTAATTGCAATATTGCCAACCAGGGTTAAACCCCAATAGCCCAGCGATCGCCAGTGCCGTCGAGCTAACAGCCACCCACCCACCAACAAAGAAGCCGGAACTACGCCGGTATAGACACCCAAATCCGTCAAAAATTGCACCCAGGCATCTAACCTAGGATTCGCCATACGATGAAC
The Alkalinema sp. FACHB-956 genome window above contains:
- a CDS encoding AbrB family transcriptional regulator, encoding MMESTDCKSQPVLVGLTRWGVVAAELLIAALGGVGLLAIGLGSGAWILGGIAAGAMVYGIWLNTGATDLKPNRNARKFGQILIGLSIGLSLQNTYLANLAPQLVLFLGLALCLLLCSGLVGALYASLEKTDLLTGVLSTTPGNIGVMASIAGDYSQHAALVSLVQLLRFTAIITIVPAIANSYLHTDSNSLSILQTTLTDLFHGHLQDWGFSAIVIILAVITVQLCTQIQLPVAAFLASIGVGIAWSLLAQALPIHFQMPGMVNILGQILLGMTMGEYWGLSPKFERSRLMRSFIPVGLIFIAGLLTALLAKLLTPWDWLTCLLVAAPGGSPEMIWIALSMHHDVEVVTASHLVRLLTINLSLPWIVAMATHWGQQPFALWDQSEQVKLDSIESEPVDSEPVTVPK
- a CDS encoding phosphatase PAP2 family protein — its product is MLLKAWMIQQLQNCWLHIVLFAQTRVSLKRVSFSGLPLPRKLMLWLRYGVYVPLQCFILLAIGTQFYPDKFAWEKEFLWQVHRMANPRLDAWVQFLTDLGVYTGVVPASLLVGGWLLARRHWRSLGYWGLTLVGNIAINRTAKFLFHRERPQLWPNAHFHYDFSFPSGHAMSSMTFILALIILLLGSRWAVWVMLSGAAFVLMIAWTRIYLGVHYPSDIFAGWMLSTAWAIGTSLLVLPHKLLGDYFGTVTGSESTGSDSIESNLTCSD